The Nesterenkonia xinjiangensis genome contains a region encoding:
- a CDS encoding pirin family protein — protein MSNTERDPQEQLCVNGSQASGGLRDGVAVADTGVEVLEPRDVPLGGPRAMNVRRTLPQRARSLVGAWCFLDFFGPHDVTESGPMRIPRHPHTGLATVSWLFSGRIDHLDSAGHWATVRPGELALMNAGRGISHSEHSAADTTMLHGAQLWYAFPDEHRFVEPSLDAHRPETVAGEGWEAKVFLGELLGSRSPARTYIPLTGAELRLEPGAVLDIEVPPGHEHGLLSVRGAVRLHGADIPADHLGVVGAGPTVLRVEAGAEPVLALLIGGEPLDEQIVMWWNFVGRSHEEVAAYRAAYQAEMGFEQPSPGSPMSLRADAALGAPLQGELREALADATYEDGLPFPQFGDFPPGQDAPLPAPALPTARMKPRG, from the coding sequence ATGAGCAACACTGAGCGTGACCCGCAGGAGCAGCTCTGCGTCAACGGTTCCCAGGCTTCCGGAGGGCTGCGGGACGGCGTCGCGGTGGCTGACACGGGCGTGGAGGTGCTCGAGCCCCGCGATGTCCCCCTGGGTGGTCCCCGGGCGATGAATGTGCGCCGCACTCTGCCCCAGCGCGCCCGCTCACTGGTCGGTGCCTGGTGCTTCCTGGACTTCTTCGGACCGCATGATGTCACCGAGTCCGGGCCCATGCGCATCCCCCGCCACCCGCACACCGGCCTGGCCACCGTCTCCTGGCTCTTCTCCGGGCGCATCGACCACCTCGACTCCGCCGGACATTGGGCCACCGTCCGGCCCGGTGAGCTGGCCCTGATGAACGCCGGCCGCGGCATCAGTCACTCCGAGCACTCCGCGGCGGACACCACGATGCTGCACGGCGCGCAGCTCTGGTACGCCTTCCCGGACGAGCACCGCTTCGTGGAGCCCTCCCTGGATGCGCACCGTCCGGAGACCGTCGCCGGTGAAGGCTGGGAGGCGAAGGTCTTCCTCGGTGAGCTGCTGGGCAGCCGCTCCCCGGCGCGCACCTATATCCCGCTGACCGGCGCGGAGCTGCGACTGGAGCCCGGGGCGGTGCTGGACATCGAGGTGCCCCCCGGTCATGAGCACGGGCTGCTTTCGGTCCGCGGCGCGGTGCGCCTCCACGGAGCCGACATCCCAGCCGACCATCTGGGCGTGGTCGGAGCCGGTCCCACCGTGCTGCGGGTCGAGGCCGGTGCGGAGCCGGTGCTGGCGCTGCTGATCGGCGGGGAGCCACTGGATGAGCAGATCGTCATGTGGTGGAACTTCGTAGGCCGATCCCACGAGGAGGTCGCCGCGTACCGGGCCGCCTACCAGGCGGAGATGGGTTTCGAGCAGCCCTCGCCGGGGTCGCCGATGAGCCTGCGGGCGGATGCCGCACTCGGGGCACCTCTGCAGGGAGAGCTGCGTGAGGCGCTCGCCGATGCGACGTATGAGGACGGCCTCCCATTTCCGCAGTTCGGTGACTTCCCGCCCGGCCAGGATGCGCCGCTGCCGGCCCCGGCGCTGCCGACCGCACGGATGAAGCCCCGCGGTTGA